In Macaca nemestrina isolate mMacNem1 chromosome 9, mMacNem.hap1, whole genome shotgun sequence, a single genomic region encodes these proteins:
- the LOC105470943 gene encoding leucine-rich repeat-containing protein 27 isoform X5 yields the protein MEGSGSYTVPSVAAADLEEGAGQTRSLPATPSKDVHKCVGGIIFSSSPILDLSESGLCHLEEVFRIPSLQQLHLQRNSLCVIPQDFFQLLPNLTWLDLRYNRIKVLPSGIGAHRWSLALSPRLECSGVISAHYNLCLLGSGNSELELQAFENSAFRKKSYQNVTCGAGFFFSTAGSVTTLKALNLRHCPLEFPPQLIVQKGLVAIQHFLRMWAVEHSLPRNPASQEAPPVKEMTLHDLPSPGLELSGDHASNEGAVNAQGPERAVMKEKAGFLPPVEKPDLSELRKSADSSEQWPSEEEIRRFWKLRQEIVEHVKADTLGNQLLPRELPPNLKAALNSEKELPKPRHVFRRNMASSRDILPDLLSPYQMAIRAKRLEESRAAALRELREKQALMEQQRREKRALQEWRERAQRMRKRKEELSKLLPPRRSMLP from the exons ATGGAGGGAAGCGGCTCCTACACAGTTCCCTCTGTGGCTGCTGCTGATCTGGAGGAGGGTGCTGGTCAGACTAGGAGCTTGCCTGCCACCCCATCCAAAGATGTTCACAAGTGTGTTGGAGGCATCATCTTTTCCTCCTCACCGATTTTAGACTTGAGTGAAAGTGGTCTGTGCCATTTGGAGGAGGTCTTTAGAATCCCCAGCCTTCAA CAATTGCATCTGCAAAGGAACTCCCTGTGTGTGATTCCTCAAGATTTCTTTCAGTTGCTGCCGAACCTGACTTGGCTGGACCTCCGGTACAACAGAATTAAGGTGCTTCCTTCCGGGATCGGAGCCCACAG atggagtcttgctctctcccccaggctggagtgcagtggcgtgatctcagctcactacaacctctgcctcctgggttcaggcaattcggaactggaattacag gCATTTGAAAACtctgcttttagaaaaaaatcctatcaAAATGTTACCTGTGGAGCTGG tttctttttctccactgcAGGGAGTGTAACCACACTGAAAGCACTGAACTTAAGACACTGCCCTCTGGAATTCCCTCCGCAGCTCATTGTGCAGAAGGGATTGGTGGCTATCCAGCACTTCCTGCGGATGTGGGCAGTAGAACACTCTCTCCCCAGAAACCCAGCTTCTCAAG AGGCTCCACCGGTTAAAGAGATGACCCTCCATGACCTCCCGAGCCCAGGATTGGAGTTGTCCGGAGACCACGCATCTAACGAAGGAGCTGTGAACGCTCAGGGCCCAGAGAGGGCTGTGATGAAAGAGAAGGCCGGCTTTCTCCCGCCTGTGGAAAAGCCAGACCTGAGTGAGCTCAGGAAGTCTGCTGACTCCTCAGAGCAGTGGCCCAGCGAGGAGGAGATCAGGCgcttttggaagctgaggcaggagattgttGAGCACGTGAAGGCAGACACTCTGGGAAATCAGCTCTTACCGAGGGAATTACCTCCAAATCTCAAGGCGGCCTTGAACAGCGAGAAAGAACTGCCAAAGCCAAGACACGTTTTCAG AAGGAACATGGCCTCCTCCAGGGACATCTTACCCGACCTCTTGTCACCGTACCAAATGGCGATCCGAGCAAAAAGACTGGAAGAGAGCCGAGCGGCGGCACTCCGAGAGCTCCGGGAGAAGCAGGCTCTGATGGAGCAGCAGAGACG AGAGAAAAGGGCACTGCAGGAGTGGAGAGAGCGAGCCcagaggatgaggaagaggaaggaagagctcAGCAAACTCCTGCCTCCGCGGAGGAGCATG CTTCCCTGA